CGCCCTCGGGAGGAATTCCGCAAGATTTTAGGCGCCGAGCTGCCATTGGGAGAGATTTACCTGCCCAGCGATCCGCCCCGGATGTTCCGCGTCGTTCAGCACACGCGCAAACCCTGCCTCGCCTACAAGGTGCTGGCTGCAGGGCGCAGGATTGACAGCGCCGCCGAGCGCCGCCGGTGTTTTGAAACCGCCTTCAGCAGCATCAAACCGAGTGACGGGCTCATTGTGGGGATGTACCAACAGTTCACGGATCAAGTAGCCGAGAACGCGGCAGTTGTGCGCGAGTTGTGCGGCGCGAGGCGCTAAAGCGGGCGAGATGGGACCCGCTCTCTTGCGAGAGTATCGCAGCCGGAATCCCGCGCAAACCTGCTTGGACATTCTTCATGTGGCGACGGCGTTGCACCCTGGGCGCGCGGGAATTTCTCACGTTCGATAGCAACCAGCGTAAACTCGCCGCTGCTGAAAAGTTGAAGGTGAAACCGTGACGGGTGGAACTGGTGCGGCTCGCTTGGAAATGGAACAGGTTTCTAAACCAACAGCACCTCAGTTCAAATTACGACGGAACGGCGGCGAAGGACCTGTCCCGTAGGGACATCCGACAATAGCCCAACCCTTTAGCGTTGGGGACGGCTGTGTTGTGCTCCTGAGTCCCGAAGGGACCGCTGAACCAAACCGCGGCCGCCGGCTTCAGCCGTCCCTTCGGGACTCAGACGCGCTTCAACGTCTCTCCCAACGCTAAAGCGCTGGGCTATTCTCATGCCGTCCGCTCCGGGACGGGGATGACCAATGCGGAATCGTCAAAAGAGCCAATGTGGGGTTTGGACTTGACGGCTGTTGTTGCGGCGCCTCCGGGACCGAAAAAACACTTCATTCAACATTAGGTGACATTTGCGCTTGCCCCAAATGCGGAAATAGCCTAAATGGACGCATGTCTTACGTAAGCTCGTATTATCACTGCGTCTTCAGCACGAAAGAACGCCAACCCCAGATTACTCCCAACCTGCGCGAAAAACTGTGGCCGTACATGGGCGGGATTGCGCGGCTAAACAAAATGACAGCCATCGAGATTGGCGGTGTCTCCGACCACGTTCACATCCTGCTTTCCCTCCCGTCCACCCTTTCAATCGCCAGGGCGCTGCAGCTAATCAAGGGCGGCTCTTCCAAGTGGGTGCATGATACTTTCCCGGAGACGCCGTTTTTGGGTTGGCAAGTCAAGTATGCGCCTTCGGCACGAGCGTGTCGCTTCTGGATAAGATTATCGCCTACATCCGCACCCAGGAGGAGCACCATCGAAAGGTGACGTTCCAGGACGAGTTCCTCGCGCTGCTTAGAAGGCACCGTATTAGGTATGACCCACGATATCTATGGGAATAATCAGCCTTCACCTCGATGCCCAATGCGGATGAGGATTGTCCAGGAGGGACAAGGTCATTCATTGTCCCATTTTGGCTTCCGGCATTTTGGATGTCCCGGCAGGGACAACTAAGAATAGGCCAAGGCTTCAGCCTTGGGTAAGGGGCCGGTGGGAGACGAGTCCCGACGGGACGGCTGAACCAGATCGCGCCAGGTTCAGCCGTCCCTTCGGGACTAAGACGCGTCGGGCGCCAAACCCAACGCTGAAGCGTTGGGCTATTCTCAATCACGAGGATAGTTTTCTGGTCGAACGCGTTTTCAGTGGCGATGACAACTTTGTTCAGGGTAATGCCTTTTATATCCGGGAAACCGGTTACATCGAGGGCGTCCGGGCCATCGTCCAGGAGGGGCTGGAGGGTTACGGGAAGGGGCCAGGGGCTGTTGATGTGAGGGGTTTCGGTCTGTTGAGCTGGCATAGGGCTCCAAAATCATAGTTCAGCGCCTTCGCCCACTCCGAGAGTTCGGATGAGCGCGGCTCTACTGGGTGGCGGCGAAGTTTAAGCCGCCAAAACGACCCACCGGGCGGGATAAACGGCTCACGCCTGGCGCCGCACGCTGGCGGCAGAAATGGAAGGAGCACTAATTGTGCCAGTCGCAGATTTTAGAATTTTGATTTGGGATTTTCGATTGAAAGAAAAAGCAGAAAGCAGAAAGGGTATTCGCCGTGTTGGGAACGTGAACCCCGCCCCGAATGGCCTGCTGATTGGCCAGCACGGCCGGTTCGCCGTTAACATTCGAATCAGTGTAGATATCCACGGTGTTGCCGGGAAGGGCGCCGGTGATGTCCGTCGGTTCGGATCATAGGGATCGCCCGAAAGGGGTCCTGACAGGATGTCCTCACCGCGCCGCGGGCCGGCGGGCTGAGGACGGCCCGCCCTCCCTTCCGATTCATGGGGAAAAGGCGGCGAGTCCTGCGCTGTTGAAAGCTGAAACCGCAATCGGAAATAAAGAAATCGGAGATTGAAAAGGCGGAAAGCTGAAACAGGGAGCTCCGGAGGTGCAGCCCGTTAAATCTCGAACTCCCCGATTGGATTGGGCTTAGAAAGCCGGACCGCCGGGGCCGAGCGGCCCAAAGGAGGCAAAGGAACCGCAAGACCACTTGTGCGCTCAGCTTGATCCAAAACCCCCAAAAGCGCGTGCGCTTCGGCGAGGGTCAATTTTGCCCTGGAAAGGAGCTCGGCTCGGAGCAAAGGGGAGGGGAGCTCGTGGCCCAGCGTGGCTGTCGTATGTACGGTGTTCAAAATCGCCGCCATGGTTGGGATTATACTCGTGAGGGTGGATGATTGGGTATGGGGTAAGTGCCTACCGGGGGCGTTCGATTTTAGAATTTTGATTTTGGATCTAAAAAGGCAAAAGCAGAAAACCGAAAGCAGAAAGCTGAAAGAAAAAGCAGAAAGCAGGGAGACACGAATTTCACGAATCCGCAGGAATGGCGAGGCCGTTGTCTTAGGGGCCGTCAAAAACTAACCTTTACACTTTGACGCGGCGGCGTGACGGCATGTGCTTCGTTGCTCCTCAGTTACAGAGCGCTGGCGGCTCCTTCGTCGCGCCTTGCATCTGCCGCCACGGCGCTCGCGCCAAAGTGTAAATCTTATTTCCTGACAGCCCCTTCCCCAATCGAAAATCCAAAATCAAAATTCTAAAATCAACCCCCCCCCGGGGGGTCGGGTCTTTTCCCGGCAATGAAATCCGTAGAGTTTGGCGTTGTTGGCAAGCTAATTGCCTCTATACTCGTGAGAATCCAAATGAATTGGCACGAGATGGATGAGCAACGCGGCGAGCCCGCGTGGTATTGCGCCAGGACGCAACCCAAGCACGAGCATATCGCGGCAGGCAATGTGCGGGCGCGGCTTGGGCTCGATGTATTTCATCCGCGCCTCAGGATGGAGCGAGCGACACGGCGCGGGGTGGTGCGGGTAGTTGAGCCCCTTTTTCCGGGATATATTTTTGTGCGGTGCAGTCTGGCGGAGCGGGTGGATGAGATTCGGTATGTCAGCGGGGTGAGCAGCCTGGTGCATTTTGGACTGAAGATTCCTTCGGTGCCGGAGCATGTCATTGAGGAACTGCGGCAGTGTTTTGAATCGGACGAGCCGATGGCAGTGGAGGAGAGGCTGGCGCCTGGGACTGAGGTAACTGTGGCCGAGGGGGCGTTGTTGGGTTCTCGAGGGGTGGTGGTGCGGGTGCTTCCGGCGCGGCAGCGGGTGCAGATACTTTTGGATTTTCTTGGGCGAACGACTTTGACGGAAGTGGATCGGAGGTCGGTGACGGTTGAGGAGAGGCGGATGGCGGATTTGATGCCGGCGCTGGCGGTCGAGCCATTGAGCGTGGCGGCAGCGGCCTGAGGAAGGCACAAGAAGCGAGGGCCACTGCAGATAAGTGGCAGGGGAGAGCAGGTTTGGCGGGAAAACGGGAAATCCTGCAAGTGCGGAGCTTTGTACAATTTTGATTTTAGATTTTTGAATTTCGATTGCGGGGGGCGGGGGATTTTAGAATTTTGATTTTGGATTTTCGATTGGAGGGAACGGGTGGAACCGGTGATAAAAACGGTAATGCGCGCTGATTTTAGAGCAGCCGAAATAGCCGATAGGATATAGCCAACAGGCGATGGCCAGCCAACAGCGTGTGAGGGATGATCGATTGATAGTGTGCGAGGTGGAGAAGCGGGGGACTGAAGCGTCCGGAAACGGGGAGGTGGCTGTGCTCAATCCCCTCGAAGGTTCGTGTTGGGATGAGGCCATTGGTGTGGTGGGGGGTGGTGGGTTTTTTCATGGGAGCAGATGGGCGCTGGTTTTGCAGGAGTCTTATGGTTACCGGCCATATTACATTTGTTGTGAGCAGGGTGGGCGCACCACTGGGCTCCTCCCGCTGATGGAGGTCGATAGTTGGGTCACAGGCCGGCGGGGAGTTTCTCTTCCATTTACCGACGAGTGCCAGCCGCTGGCGGTCAATTCCGCTTCTTTTCAATTGCTGCTGCAAAAGGCGCTGGCCCGCGGCAACGAGCATCGCTGGAAATACCTGGAATTGCGTGGCGGAAGGGAATTTTTGCCTGAGGAGCAGGCTTCGCAGCGATTTTACGGGCACGTGGTGGACTTGACTCCGGGTGAAGAGAAGCTATTTGCGAGTTTGAGGCCATCGGTTCGGCGGGCCATTCGCAAAGCGAAAGGCCGTGGTTTGGAGGTTGAAATCTCGCAGGAATTGGAGGCAGTTCAGCAGTTTTATGCGCTCCAATGCAAAACGCGCAGGAAGCACGGCCTGCCACCGCAGCCATTCCAGTTTTTCCGGAAATTGCACGAGCACATTTTGTCAAAGGGGTGCGGCATCGTGGTGCTGGCCCGGCTGGGGGCGAAGATAGTCGCAGCGAACGTGTATCTTCATAAGGGGCAAGAGGCGCTCTATAAATTTGGAGCATCGGAGCCGGCCTACCAGGAAATGCGCGGGAATGACCTGGTGATGTGGGAGGGGATTAAGTATTATGCCTGGAAAGGTTTCCGGAGCCTTCACCTGGGCCGAACGTCGGTGGCTAACGAGGGACTACGGCGATTCAAGCTGGGCTGGGGCGCCCGTGAGGGCTCGATAGAGTACTTCAGGTACGATCTGCGGCTGCAGGGGTTTGTGACTGGGCGCGACGAGGCGTTTGGGTGGTACAACCGGTTTTTTTCGGTATTGCCTTTGGGGCTGTCGCGGCTATTTGGGGGGTTGCTGTACCGGCACGTGGGGTGAGGCCTTGGAGCGTAAATGCCTGCTAAAGAAGGGCTTGCCAGCCGAAGCCGGCTGAAGCCGGCGTTTCCGGACGCGCGGAACGCCGCCTTTAGGCGGCAGCCCCGCCGTCACTAAAGCGATTGATGTGGAGCGTGGGTAGCTGATTGCTGATAGCTGATAGCCGATGGCAGATGGCAGATGGCAGATGACGGAGGGACGGGGTGACGGATTAGGCGGGGCGCCGGAGAGTATTCAGGCGCAGAAGGAAGAAGCGCATTATGCAAAGTCATGAGAAGCAAAGCCAACCCCCGGGGATGAGCCTGGGGGATATTTACTACACGCTGTTCCGGCACAAATGGAAAATCATTGCCTTTTCCAGCGTGGGGATTGTGGCCGCGGGATTGGTCTATTTGCTTATGCCGCATTTATACAGTTCGGAGGCGAAGCTTTTCATCCGGTATGTGATGGACTCGAGGGTGCCGAGCGGGCTCGATGGGGATCCACAGATCAAAAACCCGGACCCCGGTGGCGCCAATATTATCAACTCGGAGATGGAGATTCTTAAGAGCCTGGACCTTGCGGTGCAGGTTGCTGAAGCGGTGGGGCCCGAGAAGATTCTTGGGAAGGGCACTGGTGAGACCAATAAGTACACGGCGGCGCAGGTGCTGCAGAAAAACCTCCTCGTCGAGGCGCCACCGCGCAGTGATATCCTGCGGATTGTGTTTCAGAATCCCGACAAGGACGTTGTGCAGCCGGTTTTATCGCAACTGATCGATGCCTACCTGCGCAAGCACGTCGAGATTCACCGCAGCATCGGGGCCTTTGATGATGTTCTGACGCAGCAAACCGATGCGTTGCGCTCTCAGCTTGCGCAGACGGAGGAGGATTTGCGCAAAGCCAAGACGAACACTGGCCTGATGTCGATTACAGAGACGAAAACGGCTTACACAGAGGAGATTTCGAAGATTCGCGAGGCGTTATTCAACAGCCAGGCGGAGCTGGCGGAGCGTGAGGCCTCACTGCAAGCGTTGCAAAAAATGATGCCTGTGAAGCAAACGCAAGCTTCGGCGGAAGACGCAGCCGTTGTCATCCCATCTGGAAAGATTGATGAGTACAAGAGCATTTCCGGGCAGCTTGAGGCATTCCGCAAGAAGGAGCAGGAACTGCTTGGGCAGTACACTGATGAAAGCGCACTGGTCCGTTCTGTGCGGGAGCAAATCGCTGCAGCGCAGAAGGCGAAGGAGAAACTCGAAGCCGATTACCCGAAGCTTGCCGCGATGCAGCCGGTTGCGTCGCAGCCGGGCGCCGCTGTGCCGGGAGATGCCGACGATGCGGTGCGGATTACGGCGTTGCAAGCCAAGCTGAGGGTGCTGAGCGCGCAGCTTTCAAATGTGACAGCCCAGGCTGAATCCATCAACGCGATTGAGCCCGCGATTACCGAACTCGAGCGCAAGAAAGACCTCGAAGAGACAAAGTACCGGCACTTCTCGACCAGCCTCGAGCAGGCCCGTTTTGATGAAGCCCTGGGCGCGGGCAAAATGTCGAACATCAGTGTCACTCAAACTCCGAGTCCGCCCTTCCGTGAATCCCGCCAGATGGCGAAAATTCTTGGAATGATCGCAGGCGGGGGTATTGCGTGCGGCATCGGGTTGGCGTTTCTCCTGGAACTCTTTCTTGACCCTACGGTCCGGCGCCCAGGTGAAATCGAAACGCGTCTGCGCCTGCCTCTGTTCCTGACGATCCCCGAGAGCCATAAAAATGGAAAATCTCGCCGGCCCGCGGCGCGCGGGGCTGCCGACAACCTGTCGGGTGAACCCCAAGTGGAGGGTGCGGCGGCTTCGCAAAACGGGGTGGCCGCCTGGAATCCAAACGGCTTGCGCACCTACTATGAAGCTCTTCGCGACCGCCTCGTCACCTACTTCGAAATGCGGAACCTTGTCCACAAGCCAAAGCTCATCGCCGTCACGGGCTGCGGCGAAGGCGCTGGCGTCACAACCATCGCTACGGGCCTGGCTGCCAGCCTGTCCGAGACCGGCGATGGCAACGTTCTCCTGGTAAATATGACGGGGGGGCAGGGGAGCGCGCATCCCTTCTTCAAGGGCAAACCAAGCTGCGGCCTGGCCGGGGCCTTGGAAAATGAAACCCGCGACAGCGCCCTGGTCCAGGAAAACCTTTACGCGGTGGCGGAAGTTGGCAATGGAGACAAGCTCTCGCGGATTCTGCCCCGGCGTTTCAACAGCCTGGTGCCCAAGCTGAAGGCCAGCGACTACGATTACATTATTTTTGACATGCCGCCGGTCAGCCAGATCAGCGTCACCCCGCGCCTGGCCAGCTTTATGGACATGGTCCTGCTCGTCATCGAGTCGGAAAAGACCGACCGTGGCGCGGCCCAGCGGGCCGTGGCCATGCTCAGCGAAACCAAAGCCAACGTCACCGCGATTCTGAACAGGACCCACCGCTACGTGCCGGAGCGGCTGCTGGCAGAAGGGTAGAAGGGAATGCTACCCTTATTTCTTACCGCGCCTAACCTACGCCTAACCTGCATATTTCGCATATTTCACACACCGAACGCCAACCCACCGGAACACCGGCTTCAGCCGGCAGGCTTGGGGCCTCGGGGGTCGCTGCCGGCTGAAGCCGGCGTTCCGGTCTCGTGGGTGTGAAATATTGGGGCTAAGAGGCAAAGAGGGTTTTTGAATCATGCTGCGCAACCGGCTATACTATTCGATTAAGCCGCTGGTGCCGTTGCCGGTTCGGTTTGCGATCCGGCGTTGGTTCGCCGTCAGGAAGCGCCGCCAAATTGAAGGTTCCTGGCCGATCATGCCCGGGTCGGAAACTCCGCCCGAGGGCTGGACCGGCTGGCCGGATGGCAAGCGGTTTGCCTTGGTGCTGACTCACGATGTCGAAGGCAATCTCGGCCTTGCTAAATGCCAGAAGCTGATCGAACTCGAGAAAGCCCTGGGGTTCCGTTCGGCCTTCAACCTCATTCCCGAAGGGGAGTACACTGTAAGCGAGCCTGTGCTTGCTGACTTCCGTGGCCGTGGCTGCGAAATCGGCGTCCACGATCTCTATCACGACGGCAAGCTCTTCCTGGGTGAGCATGAATTTCGCGCCAATGCCGTTCGGATCAACCATTACCTGCGGGAGTGGGGCGCCGCGGGTTTTCGCTCGGGGTTCATGCTGCACAACCTCGACTGGCTGCATCAGCTCAGCGTGCAGTACGACGCCTCGACGTTCGACACCGACCCTTTCGAGCCTCAACCCCAAGGCCGGAACACCATCTTTCCTTTCTGGGTCCCGCGTACAGACAATCGCGCCAAGCCCAAGTCCCTTAATGGCTCCCCACATTCATCCTTCATCCTTCATCCTTCATCCTTTCCCGGCTACGTCGAGCTTCCCTACACGCTCCCGCAGGATTCGACACTTTTCCTGCTTCTGCGGGAACGCCACCCGGACATCTGGTTTCAAAAGCTGGATTGGATTGCGCGTCACGGCGGCATGGCCCTGGTCAATGTGCATCCGGACTACATGCGTTTCGAAGGGGACCCCGCGTCGCCTCACACGTATCCTGCGGACCTGTACCGGCAGTTTCTCGATTATGCCCGGCGCAGATACAAAGACTCGTTTTGGCAGCCCTTGCCCAGGGATCTGGCGGTCTTCGTCGCCCGGCGCCGCCTTCCGCCTCGCCGGGAGCCGCGCCGCATCTGCATGGTCACGCATTCCTATTTTCTTTCCGATGCTCGCGTTTCCCGCTATGCCGAGGCTCTTGCTGAGCGCGGCGATCACGTCGATGTACTGGCTCTTCGGCGGTCGCGTGAGCTCCCGGCCCGCGAGAGCATTGGCAATGTTAGCCTGTTCCGGCTCCAGGCTCGTTATGGCAAAGCCGAGAAGTCACGCCTCTCGCACCTGGTGCCGGTGGTTCGCTTTCTCCTCAGGTGCTCCTTCTGGCTGCTGCGCAGCCACCGCCGGAATCCATACGATTTGCTGCATATCCATAATGTCCCGGATTTTCTCGTCTTCGCCGCCTGGTATCCCAAGCTCACCGGCGCCAAAGTCATCCTCGACATCCACGACATCGTTCCGGAGTTTTACGCCAGCAAGTTTGGCGCGCGGCACAACTCATTCGTGATTGGGTTTTTGAAATGGCTGGAGCGCGTTTGCGCCAAGTTTGCCGACCATGTCATTATCTCCAACCATCTCTGGCGTGACACATACGCTTCGCGCAACCACCTGAACGGGACATGCTCCGTCTTCATCAACAATGTGGATTCGCGAATCTTCCGCCCCCGGCCGCGCACCCGCAACGACGGCAAGCTCATCATCATCTTCCCCGGCGGCCTGCAATGGCACCAGGGCCTGGATATCGCGATTCGCGCCTTTCCCAAGGTGCGGTCGCAATTCCCGAATGCCGAGTTCCATATCTACGGCGATGGGAACATGAAAGAGCAGTGGCTCAAGCTGGTCCAGGAACTCGGGTTGCGCGACGCCGTGCGTTTCTTCACCCCGCTGCCGGTGCGGCAGGTCGCCGAGATAATGGCCAATGCTGATCTTGGAGTCGTTCCCAAGCGCGCCGATTCCTTCGGCAACGAAGCCTACAGCACCAAGATCATGGAGTTCATGTCCCTGGGTATCCCGACTGTGGTCTCGAGCACAAAGATTGATCGGTTTTACTTTGATGATTCCGTGGTCCGCTTCTTCGAATCCGGCAATGTGGAGGCCCTGAGCGATGCAATGCTCGAAATGCTCCGCGACCGCCAACTGCGCCAGAACATGACCGTTAAGGGCCTCGAATACGTCGCCCGCAACAACTGGGATTCGCGCCGCGCCGCCTATCTCGACCTGGTTGACTCGTTGATCTCGGGCGAGCATAACTCCACACCGATTCCGCCCGACCCGTTTGACCAACCCACTCCCAGGCGAGCTGCTGCCTCACCGGAACCCATCCCCGAGCTGGCAGTTTTGTCCGAAGATTGACGTCAGCCGCCAGTCCTTTTATCTTTAATGGCGTGAATTCGCTCAGAACTCTTGAACAAGTCGAAGCCGCTGTGCGCAGGCTCTCGCCGGAGGAGCAAGGGCGGCTTCGCGAGTTCTTGGGTGAGCTCCTGGAAGACGGCCTCGAATTGACTGATTCATTCAAGGCGGAAATCGAAGCTGGCAAAAGAGATATCGCAGAGGGCCGCGTTCGCATCCGCAAGCCATGAGTCCTTCGGGCGCAGCGGCCACGCAGATCTGAGCCCACCGTTTCGATCAGCGCTTTTTCGCGCTGCCGGACGGCATTCAGCGGCGGATCCAGTCCCGTATAGACCAGTTAGGGCGCCACCTTCGTGACTTTCCACATTGCCGAATGCAGGGAGTCGAAGCCTTCCGGTTACGGGTTGGCGATTATCGAGTCATGTATGAGTTCAACGTGGAGAAAAACGAATTGTACCTGCTCGCGGTTGGAAACCGGCGAGACATTTACAAGCATGGACTTCACTGAACCAGGACAGGTTCGTTTCCCGCGTTCCACTTAGCCTTTCTCCTTTGCGCCTCGACCGCTCCATCACGCTGAATCTCGTGCAGCCCCTGCGCCGCTTGCTTGCCGCGCCAAAGCGGAGCGTGGGCTCGTCCAACGCTCCATCTCTCCTAACTCCCACCACTCTCCAGCATTCCACTTCCCCCGTCCCCATCCTGATGTACCACAGCATCTCGGATGCACCCGAACCCGGCGTGCCCGCCTATTACCAAACCAGCACCAGCCTCGCTGTCTTCCGCCAGCACATGGAATTCCTTGCCCAAAATGGCTACAAAGCTGTGAGCTTGAAAACGCTCGTTGCGGACCTGTGCGCTCCTTTCTCGCCGCCCACCACTCCGCCACTCCGCCACTCCACCACTCCATTTCCCCGTTTGGCAGCGATCACCTTCGACGATGGTTTCCGGAACTTTTACACGGAGGCCTTTTCAGTTTTGCAGCAGCACGGCTTCACCGCCACCATGTTCCTCTCGACCGCTTTTATCGGCGACACCCCTCGCCGTTTCTGCCCCGTCGGTAGCCAATCAAAAATCAAAAATCAAAAATCAAAAATCTTTCTCGACTGTCTCAAGTGGACTGAGGTGCTCGAACTCCACCGCGCCGGCATTGAATTTGGCTCCCATTCCGTCAACCATCCTAGACTCGTCGAACTGGACTGGCCCGCCGTACGCTCTGAGATTTGTGAGTCTAAATCCGAAATCGAGCAGCGCTTGGGTGAGGGGGTCACCACCTTCTGTTACCCCTACGCCTTCCCGCAAGCCGACCGCCAATTCGCCGGCCGGTTTGCTCAGTTGCTGCGCGAAACCGGCTACCGCTGCTGCGCCACCACCGAACTTGGGCGCGTCCGCCCTGGCGACGACCCCTTCCGCCTGAAGCGGCTCCCGGCCAACTCCCTGGACGACCCCGCCCTTTTCGCCGCCAAGCTCGACGGCGCCTACGATTGGCTCGGCTCCATCCAGTCACTGAGCAAAAAACTCCGTCGCCTCGGGAGACCCCTGAAGGCCAGGCCACAAGTTCCGGCTCCTGATGTGGGCGCTCTTGCGATTCCCAACCGGCGCCTGTAATTTTTAGCGATGATTGCAACCCGCTATCGCTATGTCGTCCGGGCCCCGGGCGTCCGCTCCGGCCTGCCCATCGTCGAGGCCACGCGGATTGGCGTGCATGACATCGTGGCGATGGTCAAGACCGGAGCTACAGTGGACGAAGTGGTCGCGAGCCTGCCGCCTCTTGTGCGCGCCAAGGTTTATGAGTGCCTGGCCTACTACGAGGACCACAAGAGCCAGTTGGACCCTTTGGTCGCTGCCCAGATTGCCCACGTGGACGAATGACATTCCTGGCAGGTTGAAGAGCAACATCAACTTTGCCTGAATTTCCTGCCTCCTTGGCGCGGCACCCCGTCTCTGAGAAGCTGTGAAAAAATTAGCGGACAACGAAAAAACGAAAATGCGCCCATTGATAATCAACAATTTGCAAACAGAATTTTTTGCCGTTTTCAATTCTTTCACACCTTCTTAGTGACGGCGGGCGCTGCCGCCTAAAGGCGGCGTTCCGCGCGTCCGGAACGCCGGCTTCAGCCGGCAGCCCCTTCGTCACTGAGGCATGGCACCCGCTTTCAGCTTTTCAGCTTTCAGCTTTTCCCGTGTCCTACGTCATCATCACCCCAGTCCGCAATGAGGGCGCACATTTTCACCAAACCCTCGAGTCCGTCCTCGCCCAAACCCTCCGCCCGCTCGCCTGGGTCATTGTCGATGACGGCTCGACCGACATCACCCCGCAACTTGTTGATGCCGTGGCTGCCCAGCATCCCTGGATTCACGCCGTTCACCGCACCGACCGCGGCTTCCGCCAGCAAGGCAGTGGCGTCATCGAAGCCTTCTACGACGGCTACGCCAAACTTGCGACCCTCGGCTCCAATTCCGCTCCCTCTCTCCCCTCCGAGGGGAGAGGGGTTAGGGGAGAGGGGTCCTCTTCCTCGGCTGCCTGGTCTTTCCTCGTCAAGCTCGACGGCGACCTCTCCTTCGCCTCAGATTACTTCGAGCAATGCTTCAGCCGTTTCGTCGCCGACCCTAAACTCGGCATCGCTGGCGGGCGTGTCTATTGCCGGCGTAATGGCGCCACCGTCGAAGATTCCCCCGGCGACCCCTCGTTCCATGTCCGCGGCGCCACCAAAATCTATCGGCGCGAATGCTGGGACCAACTCGGCGGCCTCGTGCGCGCCCCGGGCTGGGACACCCTCGACGAAGTCAAAGCCAACATGCTCGGTTGGAAGACCTGCTCCTTTCCCGACCTCCGCCTCCTCCAACTCAAGCCGACCGGTTCCGCCGACGGTTCCTGGAGAAACTGGGTCAAGAACGGACGCGCTAATTACACCAGTGGCTATCACCCGCTGTTCATGCTGCTCAAATGCCTTAAGCGCACTGTCGAAAAGCCCTACGGCATCGCCGCGCTGGGCCTCTTTACCGGCTTTTGCGCGGGATACCTCAGGCGCTTGCCTCAGGTCCCCGACCCCGGCCTCATCCGCTACCTCCGCCGCCAGCAGATGAATCGCTTATTGGGCAAACGGAGTCTCTGGAGTTCTCCATCACTCCAACACTCCAATACTCCATCACGTCGGGCCTCCATTACCCCAGCTCCGCATTCCGCCAATGGGTGATTTCTTCCTCAGCCTGGACTGCTCGGCAAACCGCGGCGCCTCCAACGCCGCCGAGTTGCTTCGCTTCAGGGACTATACCGAGGCGTTCGTCTTCGATGAGGCCCTTTTCTCAATGGTCGTGACTTGCACTGAAGGCGCAGCATTGTGGGCTCCTTACCGGGCCGCCGACGGCGCCACGGTGGCCGTCGCTGGCCGCGTGGCCATGGACGAGCCGCAGTGGGCGCTCGGTGAATCCGTGGCGGGGCGGGGCGGGCTGGCGGGCAAGGCCCTCTACGCTATTTATCAGAAAGACGGTTTGGCGGGAGTCGAGGCCATAGGCGGCAACCGCGTCATCCTTATCCACGACGTCTCTAAGCAACTGCTCCATCTTGTCAACGATGCCGCCGGAGCGTTCCCCGCATTCCGCCTGGATTCCGCCGAGAGGCTCATCTTCTGCTCTCACCCGGACGTCCTTGCGGCCGTGGCGGGCGAGCAGCAAAACCTGGACGAAATCTCCCTGGCCGAGTTTCTCCTCGCCAGCACCGTCACGCCGCCGGCTACCTATTACCGGCGCATCCGCGCTC
This DNA window, taken from Verrucomicrobiia bacterium, encodes the following:
- a CDS encoding glycosyltransferase, translating into MLRNRLYYSIKPLVPLPVRFAIRRWFAVRKRRQIEGSWPIMPGSETPPEGWTGWPDGKRFALVLTHDVEGNLGLAKCQKLIELEKALGFRSAFNLIPEGEYTVSEPVLADFRGRGCEIGVHDLYHDGKLFLGEHEFRANAVRINHYLREWGAAGFRSGFMLHNLDWLHQLSVQYDASTFDTDPFEPQPQGRNTIFPFWVPRTDNRAKPKSLNGSPHSSFILHPSSFPGYVELPYTLPQDSTLFLLLRERHPDIWFQKLDWIARHGGMALVNVHPDYMRFEGDPASPHTYPADLYRQFLDYARRRYKDSFWQPLPRDLAVFVARRRLPPRREPRRICMVTHSYFLSDARVSRYAEALAERGDHVDVLALRRSRELPARESIGNVSLFRLQARYGKAEKSRLSHLVPVVRFLLRCSFWLLRSHRRNPYDLLHIHNVPDFLVFAAWYPKLTGAKVILDIHDIVPEFYASKFGARHNSFVIGFLKWLERVCAKFADHVIISNHLWRDTYASRNHLNGTCSVFINNVDSRIFRPRPRTRNDGKLIIIFPGGLQWHQGLDIAIRAFPKVRSQFPNAEFHIYGDGNMKEQWLKLVQELGLRDAVRFFTPLPVRQVAEIMANADLGVVPKRADSFGNEAYSTKIMEFMSLGIPTVVSSTKIDRFYFDDSVVRFFESGNVEALSDAMLEMLRDRQLRQNMTVKGLEYVARNNWDSRRAAYLDLVDSLISGEHNSTPIPPDPFDQPTPRRAAASPEPIPELAVLSED
- a CDS encoding polysaccharide deacetylase family protein; this translates as MRLDRSITLNLVQPLRRLLAAPKRSVGSSNAPSLLTPTTLQHSTSPVPILMYHSISDAPEPGVPAYYQTSTSLAVFRQHMEFLAQNGYKAVSLKTLVADLCAPFSPPTTPPLRHSTTPFPRLAAITFDDGFRNFYTEAFSVLQQHGFTATMFLSTAFIGDTPRRFCPVGSQSKIKNQKSKIFLDCLKWTEVLELHRAGIEFGSHSVNHPRLVELDWPAVRSEICESKSEIEQRLGEGVTTFCYPYAFPQADRQFAGRFAQLLRETGYRCCATTELGRVRPGDDPFRLKRLPANSLDDPALFAAKLDGAYDWLGSIQSLSKKLRRLGRPLKARPQVPAPDVGALAIPNRRL
- a CDS encoding DUF433 domain-containing protein, whose product is MIATRYRYVVRAPGVRSGLPIVEATRIGVHDIVAMVKTGATVDEVVASLPPLVRAKVYECLAYYEDHKSQLDPLVAAQIAHVDE
- a CDS encoding glycosyltransferase family A protein, whose amino-acid sequence is MSYVIITPVRNEGAHFHQTLESVLAQTLRPLAWVIVDDGSTDITPQLVDAVAAQHPWIHAVHRTDRGFRQQGSGVIEAFYDGYAKLATLGSNSAPSLPSEGRGVRGEGSSSSAAWSFLVKLDGDLSFASDYFEQCFSRFVADPKLGIAGGRVYCRRNGATVEDSPGDPSFHVRGATKIYRRECWDQLGGLVRAPGWDTLDEVKANMLGWKTCSFPDLRLLQLKPTGSADGSWRNWVKNGRANYTSGYHPLFMLLKCLKRTVEKPYGIAALGLFTGFCAGYLRRLPQVPDPGLIRYLRRQQMNRLLGKRSLWSSPSLQHSNTPSRRASITPAPHSANG